In Nitrospirota bacterium, the genomic stretch CAACCGCCCCTCCCCAAATATTAACTTTTTCCGGGTCCAACGCTAACTTTCGGTTGACGGCAATCGAGGAGACGGAAAAAGCCTCGTTGATTTCAAAAAGATCGACATCCAATATCCGATAACCGGTTTTATTTAGAAGCCTTTCAATCGTTTGAACGGGGGCCGTGGTAAACCAAACCGGTTCTGTTGCCGAAGAGGCGTATCCGACAATTTTCACCAGGGGCTTAAGACCTTTTTTTTGAGCCGTTTCAGAGTCTGTCACCACCAAAGCCGCCGCTCCGTCGCCAAGGGAGGAGGCATTGGCCGCCGTAACGGTTCCCCCATCTTTAAAAACCGGTTTTATAGACCTCATTTTTTCAAAATTAACTTTCCCGGGCGCCTCATCTTCCTTAATCAAGTTTTCATTTCCCTTTTGCAAAACGGAAACCGGAACAATTTCTTCTTTAAAATGACCCTTCTTCTGAGCCGTTAAGGCTCTTTGATAACTGGTTATGGCAAATTGATCCTGCTCCTCCCGTGAAATATGGAACTTCTCCGCGCAAAGTTCTGCCGCGTTTCCCATGTGGACATCATCATAGACATCCCAGAGACCGTCTTTAATCATGCTGTCGATGAGTTCGCCGTGGCCCATCCGATAACCGTTGCGCGCCTTCATGAGGAGGTAAGGAGCATTCGACATGCTTTCCATTCCACCGGCGATAACCACCTGAGCGTCTCCGGCTTTAACCGCCTGAGCGGCCAACATAACCGCCTTAAGACCGGACCCGCAGACTTTATTGATGGTGAGAGCGCCTGCGGTTTTAGGCAGACCCGCGTACAGGGCGGCCTGTCGGGCAGGGGCCTGACCCAGTCCCGCCGAGAGGATATTTCCCATAATAACCTCCTCAACCTCGGATCCTTGAACTCCCGCGCGTTTTAGGGCCTCCCTCACGACGATGGCTCCAAGGCGCGTGGCCGGAATGGAACTTAAATTTCCGTTGAAACTTCCCATGGGGGTACGTACTGCGCTGACGATCACAGGTTCCTTCAATTTTTTCACCTCTTCTTTTCCTGGTCCGCCGGACGATCAGGTTTTTTAACCGCTCTTAAATAATTTCCGCCGGATCTTTAGATAGGATAACAGTTTTTACGCTTCTGTCCCAAGAACAGAGTTAGAAAGCTGTCATTGCGAACAAAGTGAAGCAATCTCAAGATTTTACGATAAGATTGCCACGCACCCTTCGGTGCTCGCAATGACATGATTAATAAGTGGGTGCGAAGTCTATCGCTGGTCTTGGTTCT encodes the following:
- a CDS encoding thiolase family protein encodes the protein MKEPVIVSAVRTPMGSFNGNLSSIPATRLGAIVVREALKRAGVQGSEVEEVIMGNILSAGLGQAPARQAALYAGLPKTAGALTINKVCGSGLKAVMLAAQAVKAGDAQVVIAGGMESMSNAPYLLMKARNGYRMGHGELIDSMIKDGLWDVYDDVHMGNAAELCAEKFHISREEQDQFAITSYQRALTAQKKGHFKEEIVPVSVLQKGNENLIKEDEAPGKVNFEKMRSIKPVFKDGGTVTAANASSLGDGAAALVVTDSETAQKKGLKPLVKIVGYASSATEPVWFTTAPVQTIERLLNKTGYRILDVDLFEINEAFSVSSIAVNRKLALDPEKVNIWGGAVALGHPIGASGSRILTTLIHALKALNKRLGVAAICLGGGEAVAMMVENVD